One segment of Rhizobium sp. NXC14 DNA contains the following:
- a CDS encoding IclR family transcriptional regulator: METDESDRYRAPALDKGLDILELLAGVDSGLTQAEIAKRLDRSPNEFYRMLDRLVRRGYVTRLDGDRYSLTLKLFGLAQLHAPVRRLASYATPLMRDLAQRTRQANHLAVFDRGAAVVIAQQEAPDYWGFSIRIGAHISLFDTGSGHVLLAFRSDEEREMMISEHARNRAEIDLGAEFYDRLDQIRERGYEMMASAQTSGVYNLSAPVLGPDRRCIAALTCPFIALVNAPSAPDITQTITLVQKTAAQLSLLAGADVSPT, encoded by the coding sequence ATGGAGACCGACGAGTCAGACCGCTATCGCGCTCCTGCTCTGGACAAGGGCCTCGATATCCTGGAGCTGCTCGCCGGCGTCGACAGCGGCCTCACCCAGGCGGAGATTGCCAAGCGGCTCGACCGCAGTCCCAATGAATTCTATCGTATGCTCGACCGGCTGGTGCGTCGCGGTTACGTCACCCGGCTGGATGGCGATCGCTACTCGCTGACGCTGAAGCTCTTTGGCCTTGCGCAATTGCATGCGCCTGTGCGCCGGCTTGCCTCCTATGCCACGCCGCTGATGCGCGACCTCGCCCAGCGCACCCGTCAGGCCAATCATCTCGCCGTCTTTGACCGTGGCGCCGCCGTTGTCATCGCCCAGCAGGAAGCGCCGGACTATTGGGGCTTCTCGATCCGCATCGGCGCCCATATCAGCCTGTTCGACACCGGCTCGGGGCATGTGCTGCTCGCCTTCCGCAGCGACGAGGAGCGGGAGATGATGATATCGGAACATGCGCGCAACCGCGCCGAGATCGACCTCGGCGCCGAATTTTACGATCGCCTCGACCAGATCCGCGAGCGCGGCTACGAGATGATGGCGAGCGCCCAGACATCGGGCGTCTACAATCTGTCGGCGCCCGTTCTTGGGCCGGACCGGCGTTGTATCGCCGCCCTGACCTGCCCCTTTATCGCCCTGGTCAATGCGCCGTCCGCCCCCGACATCACCCAAACGATCACGCTGGTGCAGAAGACCGCCGCTCAGCTTTCGCTGCTGGCCGGGGCGGATGTCAGCCCGACCTGA
- a CDS encoding amidohydrolase: MLIDTHLHVIDRSALSYPWLSGVPALDHDFLYETYAAEARRCGIMTALHMEVDVDPVVMQAETDHIASIAKRQGSLIAGAIVSCRPEEEGFAAYLELQKADPFVKGFRRVLHVVPDTVSEGVLFRDNIRRIGGSGLTFDLCTLPHQAGRVTALVDLAPDVQFVLDHCGVPDIRSDAFEPWKAGISEIARRPNVICKISGVVAYADAQSWTAQTLTPYIEHVIASFGWDRVVWGSDWPVCTLGGGLSTWVAATHAVLAGSSEVERSKLLFGNAQRLWSL; the protein is encoded by the coding sequence GTGCTCATCGACACCCATTTGCATGTCATCGACCGGTCGGCGCTTTCCTATCCCTGGCTCTCCGGCGTGCCGGCTCTCGACCATGACTTTCTCTATGAGACCTATGCGGCCGAGGCGCGGCGCTGCGGCATTATGACGGCGCTGCATATGGAGGTCGATGTCGATCCGGTCGTCATGCAGGCCGAGACCGACCACATTGCCTCGATCGCCAAAAGGCAAGGCAGCCTGATTGCCGGGGCGATTGTCTCCTGCCGTCCCGAGGAGGAAGGCTTTGCCGCCTATCTCGAGCTGCAAAAAGCCGATCCCTTCGTCAAGGGCTTCCGCCGCGTGCTGCATGTCGTGCCCGACACCGTCTCGGAAGGCGTCCTGTTTCGAGACAACATCCGGCGCATCGGTGGCAGCGGCCTGACCTTCGACCTCTGCACATTGCCGCATCAGGCTGGTCGCGTCACCGCTCTCGTCGATCTCGCGCCCGATGTGCAGTTCGTCCTCGATCATTGCGGCGTGCCGGATATCCGCTCCGATGCCTTCGAGCCATGGAAGGCCGGCATATCGGAGATCGCCCGCCGGCCGAACGTGATCTGCAAGATATCAGGCGTCGTCGCCTATGCGGATGCGCAGTCATGGACAGCACAGACGCTGACGCCCTATATCGAACATGTGATCGCAAGTTTCGGCTGGGATCGTGTCGTCTGGGGCAGCGACTGGCCGGTCTGCACGCTCGGCGGCGGCCTTTCCACCTGGGTTGCAGCGACCCATGCCGTGCTCGCCGGCAGCAGCGAGGTGGA